A genomic stretch from Anaerolineae bacterium includes:
- a CDS encoding NAD(P)/FAD-dependent oxidoreductase, with protein MRVAVVGGGITGMSAAYELAKRGIPCTLFEKDETLGGLAGSFKVNNTYLEKFYHHLFTTDTAMVELIHELGLGDQFVWNDSNTGLYYVQRIYRLATPLDVLRFKPLSFPDRIRMGMLAIWPRFIRDWHKLEEITAREWLLRYAGPRVYQVVWEPLLRNKFGHYHDQVAAVWIWNKLVLRGGSRDVRSGAEKLGYQRGGFGPVFIAWEKRMREMGVEIRLNSPVEHIRIENGRATGVVVAGQFEPFDQVIVTTAPAILAEMAPGLPEAYRHQLQQIIYLANVCLVLKLKRSLSTTYWLNIADPTIPFVGLIEHTNMQRPDEYGGAHIAYLSRYLDADDPYYRMSAEELFEAYLPHIRKMFPEFDASWVEEKWAWRERWTQPVILRHYSKVRPALKTPVDNLWLSCMASIYPQDRGMNYALLYGRKVVRQMLGEEPAA; from the coding sequence ATGAGAGTCGCAGTCGTCGGCGGCGGCATCACCGGCATGAGCGCGGCCTATGAGCTGGCCAAGCGCGGCATCCCCTGCACCCTGTTCGAGAAGGACGAGACCCTGGGCGGCCTGGCCGGCTCCTTCAAGGTCAACAACACCTACCTGGAAAAGTTCTACCACCACCTCTTCACCACCGATACCGCCATGGTGGAGCTTATCCATGAGCTGGGGCTGGGGGACCAGTTCGTCTGGAACGATTCCAACACCGGCCTCTATTACGTCCAGCGGATTTACCGCCTGGCCACGCCCCTGGACGTCCTGCGCTTCAAGCCCCTGAGCTTTCCTGATCGCATCCGCATGGGCATGCTGGCCATCTGGCCGCGCTTCATCCGCGATTGGCATAAGCTGGAGGAGATCACGGCCAGGGAATGGCTCCTGCGCTACGCCGGCCCCCGCGTCTATCAGGTGGTCTGGGAGCCGCTCCTGCGCAACAAGTTCGGCCATTACCACGACCAGGTCGCCGCCGTCTGGATATGGAACAAACTGGTACTGCGGGGCGGTTCGCGCGATGTGCGGAGCGGCGCGGAGAAGCTGGGCTATCAGCGCGGCGGCTTCGGCCCGGTCTTCATCGCCTGGGAGAAGAGGATGCGGGAGATGGGGGTGGAGATCCGCCTGAACTCGCCGGTGGAGCACATCCGCATCGAGAACGGGCGCGCGACGGGCGTGGTGGTCGCCGGCCAATTCGAGCCGTTCGACCAGGTCATCGTCACCACCGCGCCGGCCATCCTGGCGGAGATGGCCCCTGGCCTGCCGGAGGCCTACCGCCATCAGCTCCAGCAGATCATCTACCTGGCCAACGTCTGCCTGGTGCTCAAGCTGAAACGCTCCCTCAGCACCACTTACTGGCTCAACATCGCTGACCCGACCATCCCCTTCGTGGGACTCATCGAGCACACCAACATGCAGAGGCCCGATGAGTACGGCGGCGCCCACATCGCCTATCTCTCGCGCTATCTGGACGCGGACGACCCGTACTACCGCATGTCGGCCGAGGAGCTTTTCGAAGCCTACCTGCCGCATATCCGGAAGATGTTCCCGGAGTTCGACGCCTCCTGGGTGGAGGAGAAATGGGCCTGGCGCGAGCGCTGGACCCAGCCGGTCATCCTGCGGCACTATTCGAAGGTACGGCCGGCGCTCAAAACCCCCGTGGACAACCTCTGGCTGTCCTGCATGGCCTCGATCTACCCGCAGGATCGCGGCATGAACTATGCCCTGCTCTACGGGCGCAAAGTGGTGCGGCAGATGCTGGGGGAGGAGCCGGCGGCGTAG
- a CDS encoding HAD family phosphatase: MYERALGLPAGALLEALGSGPAWEAVSVGAISEEEYWRQVAGEWEGRLPPAFGRFRHGTLPFETINGEMVELAKRLYGQVRLGLLSNATISLRAHLERLGWPMHLFEVIGISAEIGRRKPDAAAFRWAAEQLGVPMERILFVDDKPRNVEAARAAGMRALLFTTVSELAEHLREMGLRV; encoded by the coding sequence ATGTACGAGCGCGCCCTGGGACTGCCGGCCGGCGCGCTTTTGGAGGCGCTGGGGAGCGGACCGGCCTGGGAAGCAGTGTCGGTCGGGGCCATCAGCGAGGAGGAGTACTGGCGGCAGGTTGCCGGCGAATGGGAGGGGCGGCTTCCGCCGGCGTTTGGGCGCTTCCGGCACGGCACCCTGCCCTTCGAGACCATCAACGGGGAGATGGTGGAGCTGGCCAAACGCTTGTATGGGCAGGTGCGTCTGGGCCTGCTCAGCAACGCCACCATCAGCCTGCGGGCGCATCTGGAACGCTTGGGCTGGCCGATGCACCTGTTCGAGGTCATCGGGATATCGGCGGAGATAGGCCGGCGCAAGCCCGACGCGGCCGCCTTCCGGTGGGCGGCGGAGCAGTTGGGCGTGCCGATGGAGCGGATCCTGTTCGTGGATGACAAGCCGCGCAATGTGGAGGCGGCGCGGGCGGCCGGCATGCGTGCCCTGCTGTTCACCACGGTCAGTGAGCTGGCGGAGCACCTGCGGGAGATGGGCCTGAGGGTGTGA
- a CDS encoding NAD-dependent epimerase/dehydratase family protein: MRVLITGGAGFIGTALANRLVELGHQVRVLDDLSAGDPSRLHQDVLFNRGDVRDRPKLWTILHNIDCVFHLAARVSVPESILYPREYNDVNVGGTVSVMEAMRDVGVKRVVLASSGTVYGEQPLQPVKESFRPNPRAPYAVSKIAAEYYVFTLGQLYGIETVALRIFNAYGPYQPLPASHAPVIPLFMRQVLTGGSVVIFGDGRQTRDFVYIDDVVDALVAAALAPDVDRQIINVGSGQEVSVRELVRHIERVTRRKANIIENAGQDGGVSRLVADITLARQKLGFSPKVDIETGLRLLLELDPRFRQLR; this comes from the coding sequence GTGAGGGTTTTGATCACTGGTGGAGCGGGATTCATCGGCACGGCGCTGGCCAACCGGCTGGTGGAGCTGGGGCATCAGGTGCGCGTGTTGGATGATTTGAGCGCCGGCGACCCCTCTCGCCTGCATCAGGATGTGCTGTTCAACCGCGGGGATGTGCGCGATCGCCCCAAGCTGTGGACCATTCTCCACAATATTGACTGCGTCTTTCATCTCGCCGCCCGGGTATCCGTCCCGGAATCCATCCTGTACCCGCGCGAATATAACGACGTGAACGTGGGCGGCACAGTCAGCGTCATGGAAGCCATGCGCGACGTCGGTGTGAAGCGGGTGGTGCTGGCTTCCTCCGGCACAGTGTATGGGGAACAGCCGCTCCAGCCGGTCAAGGAATCTTTCCGCCCAAACCCGCGCGCTCCATATGCGGTGAGCAAGATCGCGGCGGAGTACTATGTCTTCACCCTGGGGCAGTTGTACGGCATCGAGACGGTGGCCCTGCGTATCTTCAACGCCTATGGGCCGTATCAGCCCCTGCCGGCCTCCCACGCCCCGGTGATCCCCTTGTTCATGCGCCAGGTGCTGACCGGCGGCTCGGTGGTCATCTTTGGGGACGGCCGGCAGACGCGCGACTTCGTGTACATTGACGACGTGGTGGACGCATTGGTGGCGGCGGCGCTGGCCCCCGACGTGGACCGACAGATCATCAACGTTGGCTCGGGGCAGGAGGTCAGCGTGCGCGAGCTGGTGCGGCACATCGAGCGGGTCACCCGCCGCAAGGCCAATATCATCGAGAACGCCGGCCAGGACGGCGGCGTGTCCCGACTGGTGGCGGATATCACCTTGGCACGCCAGAAGCTGGGCTTCTCCCCGAAAGTGGATATCGAGACCGGACTGCGCCTACTGCTGGAGCTGGACCCCCGCTTCCGACAGTTGCGGTAA